The region GTACATGATGGAGCTTTATAACCGCTTTGCTAATGACCGCACTGCCATGCCCACAGCCAATATCATTCGCAGCTTCAAAAATGAAGGTACATTTTTGCTCCATATATTGTTGGAACTGTTTAAAAATAGGTGAAAGTTCCTTTTCAAAATCTATAACCTGTGGAGTATTCCATAATGCAAATTAGGGAGAAGGGGTTGCTTGTATTTATGGCAAATGTTAATGCTTTTCCTCTAAGCTTGTACAAGTGTTAATTATACCAGTTGCAGACATTACTGTAACTTCAATACTACCTGAAAGTTCTGCgttttgtttagctttttaCATGAGTATGTCAGAGAGTAAATGTATCTTTGTTTGGGATGAAATCTGTCTATAACTTCAGCTCAAATGTAACTATACTGTAcagaagaaacaacaaagagCTTTAactttgaatttgtgtttttgtctagATTCAAATCCCAGTGTTGTGGGAGAAGGAGGTGTGAGACGCCACCCACTGCTCTTCAACGTGTCAATCCCGCATCATGAACGCATCACAGCAGCTGAACTACGCCTCTACACTCTAGTCCAGACTGACCGCCACCTTTACGCCGGTGTTGACCGCAAGGTCACCATCTATGAACTGACATCGCACGACTGGCTTAACATGACCGATGAAAAGACAACGCGGGGAGATGAGTTTGCAGGGGTGGAGGAGCGAACTGAGTTTTTGGAACTGGCTTCACGCCAGGTGTTTGGGACAGATAACGGTTGGGAAGCTTTTGACCtcactgctgctgtgcagcGTTGGTGCAAATCGGATGGAGCAACAACACACCGTTTAGAAGTACAGATTTCTAGCATTGCTGATGACGAAAATGTTGAGAGTACGAAAGAGACCAGCAAAGATGAGGCTCCACTTGAAGGTGACATGAGGATTGAAAACAGAccagaggaaaaacataaacCTCTTCTGATTGTCTTCTCTGATGATCAGAGCAGTGATCACCGTGACGACAGGCGTGAGTTGAATGAGATGATAGACCATGAGACGTCTAGTGCTGTTCTGCAGAATGACTTCGGGACAGACCTGGGTGGGCTGTGGGGCGAGGACGAGAGTGAGGCTGAACCAGATGAAGAAGACCTCATCCAGATGCGTTCCAACCTGATCTATGACACAGCGTCCCGCATTCGTCGCAACGCCAAAGGAAACCATTGCAAGAAACAATCTCTGTACGTAGAGTTTAAAGACATTGGGTGGGATAGTTGGATCCTTGCACCCACTGGCTATGATGCCTTTGAATGTGCTGGCGTTTGTTCATACCCATTGACAAAGCATGTCACACCTACCAAACATGCCATAGTCCAGACACTGGTAAACATCCACAGTCCCCAGAAGGCAGCACGAGCCTGTTGTGTGCCAACCAAGCTGGACCCCATCTCCTTACTCTACCTGGATGACACAGGCGTGGTCACTTACAAGTACAAGTACGAAGGAATGGTAGTAGCTGAGTGCGGCTGCAGATAGTCCCCTCTTTCAGACATTCAAACTTTCTGTAAAGTCTTACCACAACAGGAAGGATACTACACACCAGCGGCAAGACATTGAGCTGAGGTCTTTGAGAACTGAAAGGGACAATGATTGGAACctcttttaggttttttttctgtgagacCAGGAGTGCTCATTTAAAACCGATGAACATTTGTGCACTGCAAGTGGACAAACATGTATATTGTACCGTAAAGTAAAGCAAGTACTTCATATTGTAGAGGAAAGGCATGAACATTAGTCACCATCTGTCACACAGCAGCATGAAAGTAGAACTGTGCAACAGATTTACAGTCAGTTTGGTATCCAGTGATGGAAAGGTATGCTCTCATACCCACAGTGGTGAAAGAACCGAGTCTCTTACAGTTTATGCAGACTGGTGGGAACTAGTGGGTCAGTCATCCTCCTTCCTCTTTGTTCCCCTGACATCTATCTTCCTCTCCACTTATCTCTGGCCTCCCTCGTGCAATGCAAACACTAATCAGCACTTCATGTGCCTTGGTGCAAAGAAATGGCCTGCCTCCAGCAACCTGACAAGCCATGAACTCTCTAGGCCCAGCTCCTGCCTTCTGCCACTGCCTGATACGTGAGCTCTGTGCAGCAGTCTGGTTGGTAGAGTTGTTTATCTCAACCTTGCTTTCCACTTCACATGACTATTTTCCACCCCCCAGAGCTACAGTGATAGCAAGGTGTTGGAGGTTGAGAAACATGTACACCGGTTACGTTCGGGGCAACTTTTGATGTGGCGGGGCCATGGGAGAATGGAAAAGGGGGCCAAGGGTTGTCCATGCTCCTCGGTAACCTTTTCAACTAACTGACCCAAGTTCATGTGGCTCTGGCAGATCTGCATCTAA is a window of Xiphophorus hellerii strain 12219 chromosome 12, Xiphophorus_hellerii-4.1, whole genome shotgun sequence DNA encoding:
- the bmp10 gene encoding bone morphogenetic protein 10; the protein is MASIWVSQLGTICTSKTLFLLISFLLLRETRFGKGSPISNAHQRYRPDPGLGDGHGGVVDPSPLDQDNSAKMKNLLDSLKEQFQRTFNLSGLGPSNLSSGTAREDPPEYMMELYNRFANDRTAMPTANIIRSFKNEDSNPSVVGEGGVRRHPLLFNVSIPHHERITAAELRLYTLVQTDRHLYAGVDRKVTIYELTSHDWLNMTDEKTTRGDEFAGVEERTEFLELASRQVFGTDNGWEAFDLTAAVQRWCKSDGATTHRLEVQISSIADDENVESTKETSKDEAPLEGDMRIENRPEEKHKPLLIVFSDDQSSDHRDDRRELNEMIDHETSSAVLQNDFGTDLGGLWGEDESEAEPDEEDLIQMRSNLIYDTASRIRRNAKGNHCKKQSLYVEFKDIGWDSWILAPTGYDAFECAGVCSYPLTKHVTPTKHAIVQTLVNIHSPQKAARACCVPTKLDPISLLYLDDTGVVTYKYKYEGMVVAECGCR